One region of Marivirga arenosa genomic DNA includes:
- a CDS encoding riboflavin synthase: MFTGIIESLGEVISAKKENTNLILTIKSDISEELKIDQSVSHNGVCLTVTELHPNAHTVVAVKETLTKSSIGGLADGDLINLERCMQMNGRLDGHIVQGHVDGKGKCLSIKDEEGSWIFEFSYDSTDNVLVEKGSICINGVSLTCFEVTDSSFKVAIIPYTYEHTNFKKMKKNDEVNLEFDIIGKYVHKLVKRTN, encoded by the coding sequence ATGTTTACTGGTATAATTGAATCACTAGGAGAAGTCATTTCTGCAAAAAAAGAAAATACAAATCTTATTTTAACGATTAAGAGTGATATTTCTGAAGAATTAAAAATAGATCAAAGCGTATCGCATAATGGTGTTTGTTTAACCGTTACCGAATTGCATCCTAATGCACATACTGTTGTTGCTGTAAAGGAAACATTAACTAAATCCTCTATTGGTGGGCTTGCCGATGGAGATTTAATTAATTTAGAAAGATGCATGCAAATGAATGGTCGTTTAGATGGCCACATAGTTCAGGGGCATGTTGACGGTAAAGGTAAGTGCCTATCTATCAAAGACGAAGAAGGAAGCTGGATTTTTGAGTTTTCGTATGATTCAACTGACAATGTATTGGTTGAAAAAGGTTCAATCTGTATAAATGGAGTGAGTTTAACCTGTTTTGAAGTTACAGACAGCAGTTTTAAAGTGGCCATAATTCCCTACACATATGAACACACAAATTTCAAAAAAATGAAAAAAAACGATGAAGTAAACTTAGAATTCGATATAATTGGGAAATATGTACATAAACTCGTTAAAAGGACTAATTAA
- the ribD gene encoding bifunctional diaminohydroxyphosphoribosylaminopyrimidine deaminase/5-amino-6-(5-phosphoribosylamino)uracil reductase RibD, protein MMSKQDEIFMQRALQLASYGRPTVSPNPMVGCVIVLEGKIIGEGWHQKAGEPHAEVLAIRNVKDHELLKRATAYVTLEPCAHYGKTPPCAELLVEKQLKKVVIGCLDPNPLVSGKGVKILEDAGIEVVCDVLKEESLNINKQFFTFFQKKRPYIVLKWAETADGFVARENFDSKWISNGLSRQLVHKWRTELDSILVGKNTVIYDNPKLNARDWPGKNPIRIVIGHKLEVDQEKFLYSDGLNTICFHSSEKEIMDSQSCKFIQLSQKEFLSDLLGYLYQNKIQSVLVEGGAQTLESFIKAELWDEARVFKSSNRFGSGIKSPQLKDGVLVSQQNTKDHNQVDKLFIYQNNKN, encoded by the coding sequence ATGATGAGTAAACAAGATGAAATTTTCATGCAACGAGCTTTACAATTGGCCTCTTATGGAAGGCCAACCGTATCGCCTAACCCTATGGTAGGTTGTGTGATTGTTTTAGAGGGCAAAATTATCGGGGAAGGTTGGCATCAAAAAGCGGGTGAGCCTCATGCTGAAGTTTTGGCAATACGAAATGTTAAAGATCATGAATTATTAAAAAGAGCAACCGCCTATGTTACGCTTGAACCCTGTGCTCACTATGGTAAAACGCCACCTTGTGCTGAACTTCTAGTTGAAAAGCAATTGAAAAAGGTGGTGATTGGTTGTCTGGACCCTAATCCCTTAGTTTCCGGAAAAGGAGTCAAAATACTGGAAGATGCAGGAATTGAAGTCGTTTGTGATGTTTTAAAAGAGGAAAGCCTCAATATTAATAAGCAGTTCTTTACCTTTTTTCAAAAGAAGCGACCTTATATAGTATTGAAATGGGCGGAAACAGCTGACGGTTTTGTAGCAAGAGAAAATTTTGATTCTAAATGGATCAGTAATGGCTTATCAAGGCAATTGGTACATAAGTGGAGAACGGAATTAGATTCTATTTTAGTAGGGAAGAATACTGTGATTTATGATAATCCTAAATTGAATGCTAGAGATTGGCCAGGTAAGAATCCTATCAGAATTGTAATTGGTCATAAACTTGAAGTTGACCAAGAAAAATTCTTGTATTCAGATGGTCTTAACACTATTTGTTTCCATTCATCTGAAAAGGAAATTATGGATTCACAATCTTGTAAATTCATTCAATTAAGTCAAAAGGAATTTCTATCTGACCTTTTAGGATATCTATACCAAAATAAAATTCAATCAGTTCTAGTTGAAGGTGGTGCACAAACTTTAGAAAGCTTTATAAAGGCTGAACTTTGGGATGAGGCAAGAGTGTTTAAATCATCGAATCGATTTGGTAGTGGTATTAAATCACCTCAACTTAAAGATGGCGTGCTCGTTTCACAGCAAAACACTAAAGATCATAATCAGGTAGATAAATTGTTTATTTACCAGAATAATAAAAATTAA
- a CDS encoding M28 family peptidase has protein sequence MKKLSILSVFMLMSFVIFAQSDEELVRNTIKKNTIKGHIYFLASDELAGRETGTPGIDVAARYIATTFQRYGVSPVPGATEGYFQEVPLVKNVAPEAYALQIGGKQVAPEDLIRAEGSDVDLTTDQYVFVDYGSEEDFTGKDLKGKIAVAKAGSEDNQDLNFVYQLSAKKSVYAKDAGALGLIELHTEESKNWDRFKGFMGRSGIGFADKEEANSFFRLWIKDFKEEWLKTYMARNRKNIEVSISEAMALPMPSKNVVGMVEGTDPELKDEFIIYSAHYDHLGIGKANSEGDSIYNGARDNAVGVVTVMSAAESIAKNPTKRSALFILFTAEEKGLLGSRYYVENPLLPLEDMVYCFNSDNGGYNDTSLTTIIGLERTTAGKHIKTASKAFGLKAIDDPAGEQGLFDRSDNVNFARKGIPAPTFSLGFTAFDAEIGKYYHQQSDNPESIDYDYMEKFFRAFVLSARLIANDEETPFWVEGDKYYEAGKMLYED, from the coding sequence ATGAAGAAATTATCAATTTTATCAGTCTTCATGCTGATGAGCTTTGTCATATTTGCCCAATCAGATGAAGAATTAGTAAGAAATACTATAAAGAAAAATACTATTAAAGGTCATATTTATTTCCTGGCTTCCGATGAATTAGCAGGAAGAGAAACTGGAACTCCTGGAATAGATGTAGCTGCTCGTTATATCGCTACCACATTTCAAAGATATGGAGTATCTCCAGTGCCAGGGGCTACTGAAGGATATTTTCAAGAAGTTCCTTTAGTAAAAAATGTAGCTCCAGAAGCCTATGCTCTACAAATAGGTGGCAAGCAAGTAGCTCCAGAAGATTTAATTAGGGCGGAAGGTTCCGATGTTGATTTAACGACTGATCAATATGTTTTTGTTGACTACGGTTCAGAGGAGGATTTTACTGGAAAAGATTTAAAAGGGAAAATAGCGGTTGCTAAAGCAGGTTCTGAGGATAATCAAGATCTAAATTTTGTTTATCAATTAAGTGCTAAAAAATCTGTTTATGCCAAAGATGCTGGAGCTTTAGGTTTAATTGAACTTCATACAGAGGAATCTAAAAATTGGGATCGATTTAAAGGTTTTATGGGGAGAAGCGGTATTGGTTTTGCTGATAAAGAGGAAGCTAATAGTTTCTTTAGATTATGGATTAAAGATTTTAAAGAAGAATGGTTAAAAACCTATATGGCAAGAAACAGAAAGAATATTGAAGTTTCAATTTCTGAAGCAATGGCCTTACCAATGCCTTCAAAAAATGTAGTGGGCATGGTTGAAGGGACTGATCCTGAGTTAAAAGATGAGTTTATCATATATTCTGCTCATTATGACCATTTAGGGATAGGAAAAGCAAATTCTGAGGGAGATTCAATCTATAATGGTGCTCGAGATAATGCTGTAGGAGTGGTTACCGTTATGAGTGCCGCTGAAAGCATTGCTAAAAATCCAACTAAGCGGTCAGCCTTATTTATTTTATTTACAGCTGAAGAGAAAGGATTATTGGGGAGTAGATATTATGTCGAAAATCCATTATTGCCTTTGGAAGATATGGTTTACTGTTTCAACAGTGATAATGGAGGATATAATGATACGAGTTTAACTACAATTATTGGGTTGGAAAGAACTACCGCTGGTAAACATATAAAAACTGCTTCTAAAGCTTTTGGATTAAAAGCAATAGACGATCCTGCTGGTGAGCAAGGCTTATTTGATAGAAGTGATAATGTGAATTTTGCTAGAAAAGGTATTCCTGCACCAACTTTTAGTTTGGGATTTACTGCATTTGATGCAGAGATAGGGAAGTATTATCACCAGCAATCTGATAATCCGGAAAGCATAGATTACGATTATATGGAGAAGTTTTTTAGAGCTTTTGTATTATCAGCTCGCCTAATTGCAAATGACGAAGAAACACCATTTTGGGTAGAAGGTGATAAATACTATGAAGCAGGAAAAATGCTTTATGAAGATTAA
- the hemF gene encoding oxygen-dependent coproporphyrinogen oxidase, translating into MNTDKISISNWFKGLQSNICNVISETDGKGQFEIDEWDHAKGGGGKSRLLQNGNILEKAGVNFSAVEGPAPEGLLKTLEIKDDGSNELNFFATGVSIVMHPFSPMVPIIHMNVRYFELSNGTYWFGGGIDLTPHIINKAQAQFFHQELKKVCDKHDVKYYPKFKKWADDYFYLPHRKETRGIGGIFFDRLSEDENHSKEDIFAFVQSVGELFAPVYSHLMKLNQNESFEEEHKKWQLLRRGRYVEFNLVWDRGTKFGLQTNGRTESILMSMPPQANWAYDYTPEKDFEKETVSLLKKEIDWVNNN; encoded by the coding sequence ATGAATACTGATAAAATTAGTATTAGTAACTGGTTTAAAGGTCTTCAGTCTAACATCTGTAATGTGATTTCTGAAACTGATGGAAAAGGTCAATTTGAAATAGATGAATGGGATCATGCCAAAGGTGGAGGAGGTAAGTCTCGATTATTACAAAACGGGAATATACTTGAGAAGGCAGGCGTTAATTTTTCAGCAGTTGAAGGACCAGCACCTGAAGGTTTATTGAAAACTTTGGAGATAAAAGATGATGGATCTAATGAACTCAATTTCTTTGCTACAGGGGTCTCTATTGTAATGCATCCATTCAGCCCCATGGTACCGATTATTCATATGAATGTCCGTTATTTTGAATTAAGCAACGGTACTTATTGGTTTGGTGGAGGGATAGATTTAACCCCTCATATTATTAATAAGGCTCAAGCACAATTTTTTCATCAAGAATTAAAGAAGGTTTGTGATAAACATGATGTCAAATATTATCCTAAATTCAAAAAATGGGCGGATGATTATTTTTACTTACCTCACAGAAAAGAGACTAGGGGAATAGGAGGTATATTTTTTGATCGATTGTCGGAAGACGAAAATCATTCAAAAGAGGATATTTTTGCTTTTGTTCAAAGTGTAGGAGAATTATTTGCTCCTGTATACAGTCATTTGATGAAGCTAAACCAAAATGAAAGTTTTGAAGAGGAGCATAAGAAATGGCAACTTCTAAGAAGAGGAAGGTATGTTGAATTCAATTTAGTTTGGGATAGAGGAACCAAATTTGGTTTACAGACAAATGGAAGAACTGAATCAATTCTGATGAGTATGCCTCCGCAAGCTAATTGGGCTTATGATTATACTCCTGAAAAGGATTTTGAGAAAGAAACCGTTTCATTACTGAAAAAGGAAATTGATTGGGTAAATAACAATTAA
- a CDS encoding DUF58 domain-containing protein, whose amino-acid sequence MDINLENLPQIPSLDLLAKQLVEGFITGMHKSPFHGFSVEFAEHRLYNPGESTRHIDWKVFAKTDRLYTKRYDEETNLRAYILLDNSSSMYYPVDNNGKIRFSILAAASLAYLLQRQRDAVGLISFSDTVDVFTEAKSTRTHLQNIFIHLQKLLTQNQQHKSTDISQCLHIVAEKIHKRSLVIIFSDLMTKPEQLDDLFKSIQHIKHRKHEVLFFQVNEPITELSFELEDRPYIVEDLESGNKVKLNPTEIRDSYHKKIEEYYNQISMKCHQYKIDLTRVNINEDIQKVLAEFLIKRNKMN is encoded by the coding sequence ATGGATATTAATTTAGAAAATCTACCACAAATACCCTCTCTTGACCTATTAGCAAAGCAGCTAGTGGAGGGGTTTATTACTGGAATGCATAAATCTCCATTTCATGGCTTTTCGGTAGAATTTGCTGAGCATAGGTTATACAATCCAGGCGAAAGTACTCGACATATAGACTGGAAAGTGTTTGCTAAAACTGACCGACTATATACTAAAAGGTATGATGAAGAAACTAACTTAAGAGCTTATATATTATTAGATAATAGTTCCTCCATGTATTATCCGGTTGATAATAATGGGAAGATTCGATTTAGTATTTTAGCAGCTGCTAGTTTAGCTTATTTACTGCAAAGACAAAGAGATGCGGTAGGACTAATTAGCTTTTCTGATACTGTTGATGTTTTCACGGAAGCAAAATCCACACGCACTCATTTACAAAATATCTTTATTCATTTACAAAAACTTTTAACACAAAATCAACAGCATAAGAGTACGGATATAAGTCAGTGCTTACATATAGTAGCAGAAAAAATTCATAAAAGATCGCTTGTAATTATTTTCAGCGACTTAATGACTAAGCCTGAACAATTAGATGATTTATTTAAATCTATTCAGCATATAAAACACAGAAAGCATGAAGTTCTATTTTTTCAAGTGAACGAACCCATTACAGAGCTTTCATTTGAACTCGAGGATAGACCTTATATAGTTGAAGATTTAGAAAGTGGAAATAAAGTAAAACTTAACCCAACTGAAATTAGGGATTCTTATCATAAGAAAATTGAAGAGTATTATAATCAAATTTCAATGAAATGTCATCAATACAAAATTGATCTTACCAGAGTTAACATCAATGAGGATATTCAAAAAGTATTAGCTGAATTTCTTATTAAAAGAAATAAGATGAATTAA
- a CDS encoding phosphatase PAP2 family protein, with protein sequence MLESLIEFDQQLFLWLNGFHADWLDPIMLFITKRNPWIPLYALILFFVIKQLRWQSWSMLIAFAVLITLADQAASGFFKPFFERLRPCHEPSIQAMVHMVKGCGGKFGFASSHASNTIALATFLWLIYRNVYAKMMIVWAIVVSYSRIYVGVHYPGDIIMGAILGILAAIITYNLYKRIFPNHLEKIHSIV encoded by the coding sequence ATGTTAGAGTCTTTAATTGAATTTGATCAACAATTATTTTTATGGTTAAATGGATTCCATGCCGATTGGTTGGATCCAATTATGCTATTCATTACGAAGAGAAATCCTTGGATTCCCCTATATGCATTAATCCTATTCTTTGTTATCAAACAATTAAGATGGCAAAGTTGGTCTATGTTAATCGCTTTTGCAGTGCTAATCACTTTAGCTGACCAAGCGGCTTCAGGTTTTTTTAAGCCATTTTTTGAAAGATTAAGACCATGTCATGAACCCTCAATTCAAGCTATGGTTCATATGGTAAAAGGTTGCGGTGGTAAGTTTGGTTTTGCTTCAAGCCATGCTTCCAATACTATAGCTTTAGCTACTTTTTTATGGCTTATTTATAGAAATGTTTACGCTAAAATGATGATCGTGTGGGCCATTGTAGTTTCATATTCCAGAATTTATGTTGGAGTTCATTATCCTGGAGATATTATAATGGGAGCTATTTTAGGTATTCTTGCTGCAATTATTACTTATAATTTATATAAAAGAATTTTCCCTAATCACTTAGAGAAAATTCATAGTATTGTATAA
- the prmC gene encoding peptide chain release factor N(5)-glutamine methyltransferase, producing the protein MNSKALFDKIKSELIKFEAEAEAEAISYLILENIYQISRMDILIGKEVDENSEYSKKLESYLMELKSGKPIQHIMGRVEFYGRQFLVNSNVLIPRRETEELVHLILEQNPDLSEKTIIDIGTGSGIIPITIAKERKESILYAVDISSAAIATAKRNAQLNRAEIQFIHSDILSEDLSIPKCSIWISNPPYVRDIEKNEMHTKVLDYEPDLALFVEDNSPLIFYKRITKMAFDNLLNHGKLYFEINEAFGSEVQEILHNAGFGDVIIKKDMQGKDRFVYGTKSIA; encoded by the coding sequence ATGAACAGCAAAGCACTTTTTGATAAAATAAAGTCAGAACTAATAAAATTTGAAGCAGAAGCTGAAGCTGAAGCCATCAGTTATTTAATTCTAGAGAATATCTACCAAATATCACGAATGGATATTTTGATAGGAAAAGAAGTTGATGAAAACAGTGAATACTCAAAAAAATTAGAATCTTATTTAATGGAGCTTAAATCAGGAAAGCCCATTCAACATATTATGGGTAGAGTCGAATTTTATGGCCGCCAGTTTTTAGTAAATTCTAATGTATTAATTCCACGAAGAGAGACCGAGGAACTTGTGCATTTAATACTAGAACAAAATCCAGATTTATCAGAAAAAACTATAATTGATATTGGAACAGGAAGTGGAATTATTCCGATTACAATTGCTAAGGAAAGAAAAGAATCAATTTTATATGCGGTTGATATAAGTTCCGCAGCAATCGCCACTGCGAAAAGAAATGCCCAATTAAATCGTGCTGAAATTCAATTCATACATTCTGACATTTTAAGCGAAGATCTAAGCATACCAAAGTGCAGCATTTGGATTAGCAACCCTCCTTATGTAAGGGATATAGAAAAAAATGAAATGCACACGAAGGTACTGGATTATGAGCCTGATTTAGCTCTTTTTGTTGAAGACAACTCCCCACTTATCTTTTATAAAAGAATCACAAAAATGGCATTTGATAATTTATTAAATCATGGAAAGCTATATTTTGAAATTAATGAAGCATTTGGGTCTGAAGTGCAAGAAATATTGCATAATGCAGGATTTGGGGATGTAATTATAAAAAAAGATATGCAGGGTAAAGATCGATTTGTTTATGGAACAAAATCGATTGCATAA
- a CDS encoding GAF domain-containing protein has translation MSESLLIDVNASKEEKYKALIPQISALVEGEEDVVANLSNITAALKETFGYFWIGFYIVKNDQLVLGPFQGPIACTRIQKGKGVCGSVWADEKTIVVPDVEAFPGHIACSSASKSEIVLPAFKDGEVALVLDIDSDQLNTFDEVDQKYLEELMTIISKFL, from the coding sequence ATGTCTGAATCATTATTAATTGATGTTAATGCATCAAAAGAGGAAAAGTATAAAGCATTAATTCCACAAATATCAGCCTTAGTTGAGGGCGAGGAGGATGTAGTAGCTAATCTTTCCAATATCACTGCAGCTTTAAAAGAAACTTTTGGTTATTTCTGGATTGGGTTTTACATCGTGAAAAATGATCAATTGGTATTAGGACCATTTCAGGGTCCTATTGCATGTACTAGAATTCAGAAAGGAAAAGGAGTTTGCGGTTCAGTTTGGGCAGATGAAAAAACAATTGTGGTCCCAGATGTTGAAGCCTTTCCAGGGCATATAGCATGTAGCTCTGCTTCAAAATCAGAAATTGTATTACCGGCTTTTAAGGATGGTGAGGTTGCACTTGTTCTTGATATTGATAGCGATCAACTTAATACATTTGATGAAGTTGATCAAAAATATCTGGAAGAGTTAATGACCATCATTTCTAAATTTTTATAA
- a CDS encoding LytR/AlgR family response regulator transcription factor yields MASELNCMIVDDDPIFRQYIAKQIKETNGLKLVTEADSAANALGLLEENEIDIIFLDVQMPEMTGIELVQRLNNGYEVILVTANDSYAVDAFEQKVTDYLVKPFEYDRFSQAITKARTNIEAFRKKKNIIEHIFIKSDGKIVHLRLQDILFVEALADYVVINTDAKKYIVHHTMKGVEKKLPTHRFVRVHRSFIVNIEKIDFIEDLTVHIKAKSIPIGASYKEALYNTMNFL; encoded by the coding sequence ATGGCTTCAGAATTAAATTGTATGATTGTGGATGACGATCCAATATTCAGACAATACATAGCGAAACAGATTAAAGAAACGAATGGCTTAAAATTAGTTACCGAAGCTGACAGTGCTGCTAATGCCTTAGGTCTGTTAGAGGAAAATGAAATAGATATTATTTTCCTTGATGTTCAGATGCCAGAAATGACAGGTATTGAATTAGTGCAAAGACTTAATAATGGTTATGAAGTAATATTAGTTACTGCTAATGATAGCTATGCAGTTGATGCATTTGAACAGAAAGTAACAGATTACTTAGTTAAGCCATTTGAGTATGACCGTTTTTCGCAGGCTATTACAAAAGCAAGAACTAATATTGAAGCTTTCCGCAAGAAAAAGAATATCATTGAGCATATTTTCATCAAAAGTGACGGAAAGATAGTTCATTTAAGACTACAAGATATTTTATTTGTTGAGGCCTTGGCAGACTATGTGGTAATAAACACTGATGCCAAAAAATATATCGTACATCACACTATGAAAGGAGTTGAAAAGAAATTGCCAACTCATCGATTTGTTAGAGTACACAGATCCTTCATTGTTAACATTGAAAAAATCGATTTCATCGAGGATTTAACTGTGCATATTAAAGCTAAATCAATTCCAATTGGGGCTTCTTACAAAGAGGCTTTATACAATACTATGAATTTTCTCTAA
- a CDS encoding quinone-dependent dihydroorotate dehydrogenase gives MYKALIRPFLFLFSAEKAHHLAFSLTKFFFNLPGAKFINKSLFQLKSPKLERELFGLTFPNPVGLAAGFDKDAKLIDELASLGFGFIEIGTTTPKAQPGNPQPRLFRLKEDNGIINRMGFNNEGLDAAIQRLKNRKSKVIIGGNIGKNKMTPNEEAFNDYEKCFLQLFPFVDYFVVNVSSPNTPGLRDLQEKEPLMKLLNHLMALNKKQEKAKPILLKIAPDLTNQQLDDIIEIVNETKIDGVIATNTTISRDDLSTDETRVKSIGNGGLSGKPLRNRSTEVIKYLHVNSNASFPIIGVGGIMSKEDAIEKLEAGASLLQLYSGFIYEGPSLIKEINKAILKA, from the coding sequence ATGTATAAAGCATTAATAAGACCATTTCTATTTCTATTTTCAGCTGAAAAAGCTCATCATCTAGCATTTTCATTAACAAAATTCTTTTTTAACCTACCGGGTGCAAAATTTATTAATAAAAGCCTTTTTCAGTTAAAATCCCCTAAACTTGAAAGGGAACTTTTTGGACTAACTTTTCCAAATCCCGTTGGACTAGCGGCAGGTTTTGATAAAGATGCTAAGTTAATAGATGAACTTGCATCTTTAGGTTTTGGATTTATTGAAATAGGAACCACTACTCCAAAAGCTCAGCCTGGTAACCCTCAGCCACGTTTATTCAGATTAAAAGAAGATAACGGAATTATTAATCGAATGGGATTCAATAATGAAGGCTTAGATGCTGCCATCCAAAGATTAAAAAACAGGAAAAGTAAAGTGATTATAGGGGGTAATATTGGTAAAAACAAAATGACTCCTAATGAGGAAGCTTTTAACGATTATGAAAAATGTTTTCTGCAATTATTTCCTTTTGTAGATTATTTTGTGGTAAATGTAAGCTCTCCAAATACTCCTGGTTTGCGTGATCTACAAGAAAAAGAGCCTCTAATGAAACTACTTAATCACTTAATGGCTCTAAATAAAAAACAAGAAAAGGCTAAACCTATTTTATTAAAAATAGCACCTGATTTAACTAATCAGCAATTAGATGATATAATTGAGATAGTTAACGAAACAAAAATTGATGGGGTAATAGCAACTAATACTACTATTAGCAGAGATGATTTAAGTACTGATGAAACAAGAGTAAAAAGTATTGGAAATGGTGGATTGAGTGGAAAACCTTTAAGGAACCGATCTACAGAAGTTATCAAATATTTGCATGTTAATTCAAACGCATCATTTCCCATTATAGGAGTAGGCGGAATAATGTCAAAAGAAGATGCAATTGAAAAGCTTGAGGCAGGAGCAAGTCTTCTTCAATTATATAGCGGTTTTATATACGAGGGCCCTTCATTAATAAAGGAGATTAATAAGGCAATTCTAAAAGCTTAG
- a CDS encoding bile acid:sodium symporter family protein, producing MEQSAVTAIFLPLALGIIMLGMGMTLTVNDFKKVALYPKAAIIGLVSQLLLLPLIGFGLAALLFTVPELAVGLILIALCPGGATSNLISHLAKADLALSISLTAISSIVTNFSIPILLNIALAHYMTGEKAISLPFFKTFIQIFLVTIFPVAIGMIIKQKRPRFALKSEKAMNIISTVFFVLILVAAILKERANIIPYFEQAGVAAIILNLTALVMGFALGKLFGLNKRQRSSIAIETGIQNGTLAIALALSPAILNNTEMAIPAAIYSLLMFITAAVVIAISKKQNATEALKELSLS from the coding sequence ATGGAACAAAGTGCTGTAACTGCCATTTTTCTCCCTCTGGCTTTAGGAATAATCATGCTAGGAATGGGAATGACATTAACCGTTAATGATTTTAAGAAAGTTGCTCTTTATCCAAAAGCTGCAATTATAGGATTAGTTAGTCAATTACTATTACTTCCACTTATTGGATTCGGATTGGCTGCCTTATTATTCACGGTCCCTGAGTTGGCAGTAGGTTTAATATTAATTGCATTATGTCCAGGAGGAGCAACTTCAAATCTGATTTCACATTTAGCAAAAGCAGATTTAGCCTTATCCATAAGCTTAACAGCAATTAGTAGTATTGTTACTAATTTTAGCATTCCAATACTTTTGAACATCGCCTTAGCGCACTATATGACAGGTGAAAAAGCCATTTCTTTGCCTTTTTTTAAAACCTTTATTCAGATATTTTTAGTTACAATTTTTCCAGTAGCAATCGGTATGATTATTAAACAAAAAAGGCCTCGCTTTGCTCTGAAATCTGAAAAGGCAATGAATATTATTTCTACAGTATTTTTTGTTCTGATTTTAGTAGCCGCAATTTTAAAGGAAAGAGCGAATATTATACCTTACTTCGAACAGGCAGGAGTAGCAGCTATAATTTTAAATCTAACTGCATTGGTAATGGGATTTGCCTTAGGGAAATTGTTTGGACTGAATAAAAGACAAAGAAGTTCGATTGCAATAGAAACGGGTATACAGAATGGTACGCTTGCCATTGCATTGGCACTAAGTCCCGCAATTTTAAATAATACAGAGATGGCAATTCCTGCTGCTATCTATAGTTTATTGATGTTTATTACCGCTGCTGTAGTTATTGCGATCTCTAAAAAACAAAATGCTACAGAAGCATTAAAAGAATTATCTTTATCTTAA
- a CDS encoding DUF3276 family protein: MEREQEELFSKRVRAGKRTYFFDVRTTKANDYYLTITESKRKPKDDGFTFEKHKIFLYKEDFNKFVNALNESVDHIKTELMPDFDFTQFDREDEDDLSWD, from the coding sequence ATGGAAAGAGAACAGGAAGAATTATTTTCGAAAAGAGTAAGGGCGGGAAAGAGAACCTATTTTTTTGATGTAAGAACAACCAAGGCGAATGATTATTATTTAACCATCACTGAAAGTAAAAGAAAACCAAAAGATGATGGCTTCACTTTTGAGAAACACAAAATATTCTTATACAAAGAAGACTTCAATAAATTTGTAAATGCATTAAATGAGAGCGTTGATCATATCAAAACGGAATTAATGCCCGACTTTGACTTTACTCAATTTGACAGAGAAGACGAAGATGACCTGAGTTGGGATTAA